The sequence below is a genomic window from Gossypium hirsutum isolate 1008001.06 chromosome A11, Gossypium_hirsutum_v2.1, whole genome shotgun sequence.
ACTTTTGGTTAGATCATCGTAAATTTCCACTATTTCTGGCACGGATGACTTGATAAACTCTTCTTCATTTTTTGTTAATGATTCTAGTCGGTGTCGGAGCTCCCTCGGTTTCCTTATTCCTTTTCTTTCTTGTCTCAATAAGTCATCGGAAACAGAGCTCAGATTTCTTTTCTTGCTTCCGTTCTATATCGGTGAAGAGAAGACAGAGAAAAGGCCGCCGCCGCCGAAGAGTAAAGCAGGAAAAACAAAGGAGTTCGTTGGTTAGAGAAAGCTTGCAAGTTGGGTCTATGTGAttaacaaaaagaagaaaaaaaaaagttcatctACGTGATTCTTAACTTCCACCTTCATTTCATGTATGGTTTAAAacaaatcaatattttttttcatgtcaACTTTATCTTTATTTCGAGATTTTGAATAGAATTTAATGATCTTAATTTGCCAAAGACTTACCTTTTCCGTCGTCTTCATCCTAGTCGGACAACCTGCTACCAAAGTTGTGCTCTTTGCAGCCATTAAAGGGATTTTAACGAGGAGGTGATCGAAAAAGTTTAACATGTCGAACACCCTTTCAGGGGAAGTTAACCTGTTCTTAATGACCTGAATTTGAGAGCTCATTTTGGAAAGGTAACCATAATTGTTTGCCCTTGACCAGGGAAAGAGAAGCCTTCTCAAAACATCGAAAGATAACTCATCGAGAAAGTCATCGGCATCGTGAAGTGCATCGTTCAGCTTTTCAAGCCAAGCTGTCAAATTGCTGATCGCAGATCGCTCTTCGGCGTCAGGAAGCATAACTATGGTTGCAGAGACGGTGACGTCGAAGTCATCTTGGACAAGCAGCCACATTTCAGAGAGAATAAGGGATTTCAATTTGTCGCCCGAGGTGAACCCAGTTTCTTCCGCCATTGATGGTTCAAACCGAAATCAAGGCAAAAATTGCTTGATTATTGCAAGAGGAAGAAAGTGCAAAGTGAATCCAAGGAGATGAAAATTCAGGTTTGTAGAGACCACCAAACAATACTGTatgagcccattttgcccgggcccagtgcaaaacaaaaacaaaataaaaataaaacataaaccaaATACATTGCAGCCcaaatttcatatggcccaaactacccaaaattaaccctaaacccaaaccaaTACCAAAACCCTAGCCCAACTATTCCAAATTTTTTTCAGCCGTCAACCCTCAGCCGCAACTCAGCCCCCCAGTGTGCTACCGAACCTCTAGGCCAACCATTGGCCACCTTGCGCACTACCACCGTCGCACGCCCCACGCATGCCCCTCTCCTCCATGCGTCTGACACCCCCACCACCAACACCGGCCATACCCTGCAAACACAAACAACAAAAAGGCAGCCACAACAGAGGAATAGggcatttttttatttgttattgtaATCGATTATAAAACGGGGGGAGAATCGAATGTAATGGGGAAGAAAACCTTTGAATATACAAAAAATGGTATCAAACGAAcattggaaataaaagaaaaaacacaaaAGGTTGATCTCTTATTCTACTTTCTTTATTTCCATTTCGTTTTTCATCTCTCtaatatttcctttttattttaacacGAATCTATTAAATAAGAGTAgccataaaataaaaagaaaaggaagagaaGAACCTTACCGGAACCGCCTGTGGTTGCTTCGCGGGAGGTCTCTCCTCCATCGTCGGGGCTAAAAGAGGGGTGAGGGCCCTTTCTTTCGGTTCTTTTCGACTCAAGAAGGCTAGGCCTTCAAACTCTTTTGGAACAAGGCCGAATGGCCTATTCTTGTGCATTGCCGGCCACCGAGTATAGTGGTAGTGCGGCGGTCAGACGATGGCAGCGAGGATGGGTCTCGAAACCCTATCTGCAACGGAGAAAAAATagagaagggagagagagagTAGGAAGACTCTCtgtctttttttttgaaagaaaatgaagttaaaaatgaaaaaatttgggGCTTTAATGGCCATGCAAAACACTGCCGTTTTGCACCCTCACACACACACCCCCACGCCCCAAAACGGCGCAGTCTAGGGGGAACCTGTGTGTTTTGAACCTATGGGCTATTCGCTCCCATGGTCCCTTCAATTTTGGACTTGTTTACCTCGGGCCCCTtctattattttatcttttcataGATTTAactgtttaattttcttttgttttttgattAAGCCCTCGTTCTCTGGTGCTTCGAAATTCGACATACATCTTCAGAGTTGGGGAATAATTGCATGTTTAACCCCTGTTCTTTCACGTGTGCCTTATTTTAGGCCCTGcgtccctttttattttttttagataggACCCTTGATTTTAATCTTTTCTAATTCGATACTTAATCTTATAACattaatctttttatattttattgatttttcatatacatatacttttatttattcattttatcttAAACAGTTtcacatgttatttattttagatttttattaattCTTTAAGCTGACTTATGTATTATGCATTTAAGATTGCTTTACAAATTCGTTTTACCTTAAACTTAGCCCTTTTTTAAGGAACTTGTCTCATTTCTATTTTAATGCTTTCATGTGTTGTTTGTTAACTTTCTACACGTTGTTtactttatatgtttttatataaattatttatattaaactattacatattttatattcatatataacttttaattcaaGCTATTCTGTaggttattcattttaaattttcttttattttttttgtaatacttattttaagccatttatttatatatataaatatgtatatatgtatatatatatattctttttcttttatacatcattcatttgaaattatttttaccgTAACTACCTTAAGTCGTGTTATTTATCATCCattttaaatcctttttatttatttaaatgattctattattatttattttaggtttgtttgcatatgttttttttacacttttgcatgtatatatgtatatatatatatttttttgaaggacataaattattcatatatatcatctttttaatttgtcTCGTGTATTAcggattttaaaattcttttccacattatttattttaaattcatttattatcattctaaagtttgtttacatttttatttgttttaatttactttatatcttccttatttttaaagattgttatatatgattaaattcattggTTATTTGTCgatgttattatttaaatgatgTATTGTCGtgatgtttattttaatttgtttacttGATAAATCCATGTATATTTGTTTCATGCTCATTGTTATCTTTTTTCATATCATCGCCTCACGAATCAAGCCTCGGTGCATTTATCCAATAAATCGTTTTTTTAAATCCACACAAATAATCAACGTTGTTTAAATATCAGATTCGTTATTATTCCAAAGCAAAagtttctaaataaggcaatatttcgcgtttggaaactcgagaaaacgtgccctaacgtgctgggtttcgatttctcgttcgactaaatagccaaatatcctcttaaagcttcaaagtatggtttcattaaactataaggtgaccttggtttcgatggtttagagtatcgtgtcctaacgtgctggatgtgatactccttcggaacaagagaatcttatatttcaattcacgttatcagagtttcttttaaggatcgtacttttaaaaactcttcaaattttcaattttcgacactaagacactaattaatcaactaggtaccaattttgggcgtatcgagggtgctaatccttcctcgtgcgtaaccgactcccgaacttatttttctgaatttcgtagaccaaaatcgttgttttaataaaattaaatcatttattaaaaacaaccactttttgaggtgacccgatcacacctcatcaaaaaaggattggtggcgactcccgttttcattctttttttcaaaatccaagtcgaccccgttttcattcaaaaaatggtgtcaacagcttggcgactccactggggatgaataagagagtcaagccacgtgttgattatttcttgtctttttgttgaaagtggaaaattcgatttaaatttacgatcctctcattgcatctcttttgttttgagttatatttttttatcgtgttctgtattttattttatacctctgcacattgcattgcatgaccgctggtcatacccttttaagtgggagtgagaaactacgccttcgtgaggttttcacctccgcatgggatagtgaatcgcttccgggatacatccgtacctatgtcttcgtgagattttcatctccgcatggccatagggaaatgtattcccctgaactgaactcggtccatatgagcctataatgggtgaggatcgaggaatctgctggttcaggtacccttactttagaaccaaacctcatgtagtgaaccttaggagcccaccctaggtagaaccacttcgaacccctagtatccacccaaataggtgttctatttattcttgcttgcttttgctttgtactaacatgttttctttttgttatgattgcattgcattttcatcataaaaagaggtgttgattcacgttcaattgctaaatagagagcttgtcataagaaaatgggtttcttgataaagtggatgacgatACGGTTGTCCTAATACGGTCCGAGAAGATATAACCAAAGAAGGATGATAGTTCAGTAGAGGACTATACGACTTTGCCTCGTTGCCTGAAgactcaagatgacaaagattattcgagaaccgctaaactttttaaagagaagccaacgagcatcacaagGATGAGTGAGTAACGAGTCGCGGCCCAgatgaagaaaaaagagatagaagggatgtcccttttgaagagttcgggagatttatcttaacactcgaatgaagaagaggatcgaatgtcccCGCCTATGacggcaaagccgtatatatatctgctttatgtaaatggatttgttttctattccagttgttctaatagaattgaaccaagaatcaacgtttcttttggcattcatttcatgcatttgcattacattgcatcatatgcattagactttcacgaagtgaccctaactaggtaaaattatttcagttaccctggaaaccaccaaaaatctaatcaaatatcaatacggtactcgtcgccaaacgaaagcaatggatcaaaggttggaaagattggaacagttgcaacgagagatgcaagatcagatgcacgaacgactggaaaaaatccagcaagacatgttagaatcccagaacactgtgatgaaccaattaaagcagttattgacTGTAAGGAATGACAAAGGAAAAGGCCCTTTAGTTGATACTGGGGATGATCACGATGACCCTgcctatcctccaggtttcaccccaactaacatccaagtgcaaccagaggtgtacccgcaGAGGGCACCTGTTACCATTAGATCCCAATACCAGGTCGGTGCCCCGGCATCGATGAACTTTCCAataggctcgggttctaatcccggtgaTAATCCTACCAACCCCGTATTTCCTGATCTCGATAACATGGCAGAGATGGAGAAAGCGAAAACGGACTTGTCAAAACAActtgaggaccgatgtagatggctagaggagaaatttagagccatggagaacaccgactaccattgtggagtcgacgccaaggacttgagtttggtacctgatctagtactccctcccaaattcaaaatgccggagtttgaaaagtacaacgggactagttgtcctgaagctcatgtaactatgttctgtcgaagaatgacaggatacatcaacaatgatcaactgttgatccactgcttccaggacagtctgATCGGGTCTGCAGCTAAGTGGTACAACCAGTTAAGTCGCGTCAACATCCATTCATGGAAGGACTTAGCACAGGCTTTCATAAagcagtacaaccatgtgacagatatgacacccgatagaatcacactgcagaacatggaaaagaagcaaagtgagagctttaggcaatatgcccaaagatggagagaggtcgcgacacaggtccagccacctcttttagagaaagaaaccacgatgcttttcatcaacactctgaaagcaccgttcattaaccacatgttaggaagtgctaccatgagcttctcagatgtagtgatgtctggtgaaatgattgaaaatgtaataagaagtgggaagataggTGCGGAAGAAGGCATCAAGAGATCAACCCCAAAGCACAAagacaatgaggtgaacaacacgagtacatatagcaagggttattcaaaaccaattacggtgaatcagccaagaaaaatggtcgctaaccaacaaggctcattgagacaagaacctggagtgaaaccaggtactgagaaccttcagttcacaccaattccaatgtcatatgaagagttgtatcaaaatttattcgatgcgcatgttgtttccCCTTCCTACTCAAAACCCCCACAACCTCCATATCCAAAGTGGTATAATGCGAACACACACTGTGACTACCACgcaggaattacggggcactcaatagagaattgcatcactttcaagaaactagttgaaaaactcatcaacatgggtattgtcaagttgggtgactcatctactgcagaaaatctgctacccaatcatgattgacaataaGGTGAATACGATGTATGAAGAGAtattgggaagtgttcacatcaatgacatgcaTGAAGACACAACTGAAGAGGGAACTTTGTTAGATGTCTGCCCTCATAAACTTGGAAGTGTTCTAAATAAATCAGACTGTAAAAGAAGtctctgtagtatttagagcctatttagagtaatattcagaacaaacttgttgcttttagcctgaagcaatatgaattttttgtgaaataggctcatgtctgaacgtcgttattttaatgaaatgcatctttgcgatcatttttgagctaatattctttcattctttatgaataattatttttaatctttcattctttctccaaaatcattcatttattcataattatactgtacagataattattcttaaattcatacattctttgtatattcttttacaCCAACAACAGGTCCctgaatatcaacgacatgaatgacactgctacagactcggaatctccttttgagcgagacatgtgtttagagaaatctcatgacttcgaagatgacatagattgtggcCTATCTCCGTACTTATTGAGGAGGGTAGAACAAGGTGAAAACAGATTCCACCTTACGAAAAATCAATGGAGTCCATGTGAGGCATGAAGGTTACTAGGTCGATCTCGCAAAAAAAAAAGGTCTGGTGGTCATCAGTTTATCTTCACGGgaagaagctgcttcatatgccaatgtcacgaagtcgacagcaaattttttgaaaaatcacgAAAAGTCGAAAAGAATCATATttgacaatgcactaaatttgaacaagagcaaaatataagaagtttgcagtctgttcaagattaacaccttATCGCCAAAAAAACTCTCTCAGGGCAACGCCCTCTTTTTGGGCTTATCGCGGTTTTACCTATTGAGGTCGAGATTtccttctctttgagtttttggatccaatcctggttggagaggaatgttcaaaatatctatcatggtcaaatgtaccaaaaacaaatggtatgagttcaccaaaacaaggtttgctccagagaattccacaagggggacccgatatcaaagaagatccttcccatacaaaagggacttcagaagaaagtggatgtcaagccagaaggaccttatgtggaaggctttATCTGGGAGAGTGTAGGTATTGACCAAGATAGATGGCGAGAACTTGCCTAatcttgagaattttgattcaaggaacaaatacttcacttttaaaaaaaaagagaattaatgaaaaagaagaaaagaaaaatgagtgaaaaaaaaggagaggccaaggtgaaaacccgcaaagggcgccttgagaccaaaggggcttgagttgaaaaccctaaaaaagagcgactcaaattttggatcaaattggggcatgaggcgatcagagcatctcaaattttgatcaaatcggggcatgtaatgatcttgctatacctgattcaacaggaaagggtaggtagcatcttggggcatcgacaaagtcttgtagatctcctaaacacatgtcaaacacagaatggtctttcaaagagttggtacagagaagttcaagctacgatatctggggcatcttgtCCTCATACTTTTTTtctcttggaatacttcattctttttcaagatacgtgttcccaattaattccccttttattcttgctatccttgatagtttatccattttgagctatgctctcaaatcaattctattttatctatcgttatgatcttttgcaagcatgttgcattggaataatgattaatggactaataaaactttcacgaaggaagttttgcatattactctgaaaagtttctaaataatataggagtctgaagcaggacaattgtttagaacactccaaatttaaaggttggaaatttgggaaggaatagtctaagtttagactttctctttggatttttgttgtcaaacgcgttgattgacaagacgccatgttggtgacaaagcttgaataaacaagaaagtgatggtcttcaggcaataggaagaggttacctcgggaaGGAGAGCCCTCGTTTGCGCATGAGTCGTTGGTACGACACATTGGGAATGATGTAAGGGACCAGAAGGATTTAAATCTTATAcccttgaattgcgataggagaagattgacaAAAGCCATGTCTTTCTACCCTggggttacagtgggagattgatggtacaaattttatgtcctagTGGGTTGAACTTCGATGTTCACAGTGGGGGCAATCAGATTACGTGTTTCTTTGGAAATGCCGGCTGGTCAAGAAGGCGTTGCGACACgttagtgataaagccttaataagcttttgagcgatgataacctaagcattaaggaattattttcatgacattctacattcattcaaataccattcacgcatgtctagttaggagcatttgattcattttgatcatgccatcctaatcattaggcataattaggttcattatacaggtcatgttccctagaggacaaatcagtaaaaattgaagataaaccttgcctctctcggtcgtagcagagctggttgaagttaccagatcttgccttcctgcattgacagcgaagcagatcgaagacaaaccttgccactctcgtttgtagtagagctggttgaagatagcagatcttgccttcctgcactgacagcgaagtagatcgaagacaaaccttgcctctctcgtttgtagcagagctggttgaagatatcagatcttgcttttctgtatttggcagcaaagcagatcgaagatggcagattttacctccctgaccacagtggagtacattgaagccgataactctatctccctgtatttggcagtggaatagattaaagattatCAGATCTTACTtttctgtatttggcagcgaagcagatcgaagatggcagattttacctccctgaccacagtggagtacgttgaagccgataactctatctccctgtatttggcagtggaatagattgaagattgcagatcttgccttcctgtatttggcagcgaagcagatcaaagatggcagattttacctccctgaccatagtggagtacattgaagctgataactctatctccttgtatttggcagtggaatagattgaagatcaaagagggcagattttacctccctgaccacagtggagtacattgaagccgataactctatctccctgtatttggcagtggaatagattaaagattgtagatcttgccttcctgtatttggcagcaaagcagatcgaagataacagatcttatcttcctatattggtaggaagtggatcgaagatgcagatcttgtcttcccatattggtggcgaagtagatcgcagaaagcagatcttgtcttcatgtattggcgtgaagtagatcgaagataacaggtcctatcttcctatattgataggaagtggatcgaagatgcagatcttgtcttcccatattggtggcgaagtggatcgcagaaagcagatcttgtcttcatgtattggcgtgaagtagatcgaagaaagtagatcttgtctcatgtattggcatgaagtagattgaagattacagatcttatctccctaagcagtagtggagcagatcacattcagtcttatctccccaagcagtagtggagcagacgaagaaaacaacaaatctcatccccatggagttgcaGCAAAATAGATTTAAGTCGTTGTTTCTCTGGAGCGCAGTAAAGTGGATTGAAGCAACGAGACACAGCAGAACAgaacgaggctacttgaagaagaaaagcaccaaaaGAAGCCAAGGCTCGGCAaacccgggcaaaattggcccttttgatgtctttgctctattctcgttacacgaaaatgagcaaagaggggcagctgtatgagcccattttgcccgggcccagtgcaaaacaaaaacaaaataaaaataaaacataaaccaaATACATTGCAGCCcaaatttcatatggcccaaactacccaaaattaaccctaaacccaaaccaaTACCAAAACCCTAGCCCAACTATTCCAAATTTTTTTCAGCCGTCAACCCTCAGCCGCAACTCAGCCCCCTAGTGTGCTACCGAACCTCTAGGCCAACCATTGGCCACCTTGCGCACTACCACCGTCGCACGCCCCACGCATGCCCCTCTCCTCCATGCGTCTGACACCCCCACCACCAACACCGGCCATACCCTGCAAACACAAACAACAAAAAGGCAGCCACAACAGAGGAATAGggcatttttttatttgttattgtaATCGATTATAAAACGGGGGGAGAATCAAATGTAATGGGGAAGAAAACCTTTGAATATACAAAAAATGGTATCAAACGAAcattggaaataaaagaaaaaaacacaaaaGGTTGATCTCTTATTCTACTTTCTTTATTTCCATTTCGTTTTTCATCTCTCtaatatttcctttttattttaacacGAATCTATTAAATAAGAGTAgccataaaataaaaagaaaaggaagagaaGAACCTTACCGGAACCGCCTGTGGTTGCTTCGCGGGAGGTCTCTCCTCCATCGTCGGGGCTAAAAGAGGGGTGAGGGCCCTTTCTTTCGGTTCTTTTCGACTCAAGAAGGCTAGGCCTTCAAACTCTTTTGGAACAAGGCCGAATAGCCTATTCTTGTGCATTGCCGGCCACCGAGTATAGTGGTAGTGCGGCGGTCAGACGATGGCAGCGAGGATGGGTCTCGAAACCCTATCTGCAACGGAGAAAAAATagagaagggagagagagagagtagGAAGACTCTCTGtcttttttttgaaagaaaatgaagttaaaaatgaaaaaatttgggGCTTTAATGGCCATGCAAAACACTGCCGTTTTGCACCCTCACACACACACCCCCACGCCCCAAAACGGCGCAGTCTAGGGGGAACCTGTGTGTTTTGAACCTATGGGCTATTCGCTCCCATGGTCCCTTCAATTTTGGACTTGTTTACCTCGGGCCCCTtctattattttatcttttcataGATTTAactgtttaattttcttttgttttttgattAAGCCCTCGGTTCTCTGGTGCTTCGAAATTCGACATACATCTTCAGAGTTGGGGAATAATTGCATGTTTAACCCCTGTTCTTTCACGTGTGCCTTATTTTAGGCCCTGcgtccctttttattttttttagataggACCCTTGATTTTAATCTTTTCTAATTCGATACTTAATCTTATAACattaatctttttatattttattgatttttcatatacatatacttttatttattcattttatcttAAACAGTTtcacatgttatttattttagatttttattaattCTTTAAGCTGACTTATGTATTATGCATTTAAGATTGCTTTACAAATTCGTTTTACCTTAAACTTAGCCCTTTTTTAAGGAACTTGTCTCATTTCTATTTTAATGCTTTCATGTGTTGTTTGTTAACTTTCTACACGTTGTTtactttatatgtttttatataaattatttatattaaactattacatattttatattcatatataacttttaattcaaGCTATTCTGTaggttattcattttaaattttcttttattttttttgtaatacttattttaagccatttatttatatatataaatatgtatatatgtatatatatattcttttttcttttatacatcattcatttgaaattatttttaccgTAACTACCTTAAGTCGTGTTATTTATCATCCattttaaatcctttttatttatttaaatgattctattattatttattttaggtttgtttgcatatgttttttttacacttttgcatgtatatatgtatatatatatatttttttgaaggacagaaattattcatatatatcatctttttaatttgtcTCGTGTATTAcggattttaaaattcttttccacattatttattttaaattcatttattatcattctaaagtttgtttacatttttatttgttttaatttactttatatcttccttatttttaaagattgttatatatgattaaattcattggTTATTTGTCgatgttattatttaaatgatgTATTGTCGtgatgtttattttaatttgtttacttGATAAATCCATGTATATTTGTTTCATGCTCATTGTTATCTTTTTTTATATCATCGCCTCACGAATCAAGCCTCGGTGCATTTATCCAATAAATCGTTTTTTTAAATCCACACAAATAATCAACGTTGTTTAAATATCAGATTCGTTATTATTCCAAAGCAAAagtttctaaataaggcaatatttcgcgtttggaaactcgagaaaacgtgccctaacgtgctgggtttcgatttctcgttcgactaaatagccaaatatcctcttaaagcttcaaagtatggtttcattaaactataaggtgaccttggtttcgatggtttagagtatcgtgtcctaacgtgctggatgtgatactccttcggaacaagagaatcttatatttcaattcacgttatcagagtttcttttaaggat
It includes:
- the LOC121209516 gene encoding uncharacterized protein, which encodes MAEETGFTSGDKLKSLILSEMWLLVQDDFDVTVSATIVMLPDAEERSAISNLTAWLEKLNDALHDADDFLDELSFDVLRRLLFPWSRANNYGYLSKMSSQIQVIKNRLTSPERVFDMLNFFDHLLVKIPLMAAKSTTLVAGCPTRMKTTEKNGSKKRNLSSVSDDLLRQERKGIRKPRELRHRLESLTKNEEEFIKSSVPEIVEIYDDLTKSGINNVKVTATNDLTREGVQSKFRDLENQLYDKSNDKVECKDFPGLEQALKNTAWGEIPEYLESIAIQIEKDCGKTTDVFHIAIQILVCAAIKEMKDFSVGDLDWDTLKKWGATLNYAEKFGFQVRFADNLLKKNLLAYFAVQNLPTSTAKK